The Gorilla gorilla gorilla isolate KB3781 chromosome 23, NHGRI_mGorGor1-v2.1_pri, whole genome shotgun sequence genomic interval TGTGCAACTCATCACCCAGCTTCAGACAGGTTTCTTATAAGAACCAAGGAGGTCCAGTGCCTGTGTCTCTAAGAATGCTTCTTCTGGGGGAAAATCCCGTCTCTCTCAGGCACTTTGCACCTTCTGAGTCTTCTGGCCCTCacaccctcccaccctcccaccctgtTCCTGGCACTCAAAGGCACGTGGCACTGCTCCTGTGAACAGATGTGCCCATGTCCTTGTGGCTGACGTGTGCCTGTGTGCACTGACCCACGCAGATCACCAAGGCACCAGGGCAGCTTCCAGAGCCACGACaccagggttcaaatcccagcccaaCCTCTTTCTGGCTGGGTGATCTTGTGCAAGTCCTGaacctctctgcacctcagtttcctcattcgtACCACAGGGGACTGGTACCAGCACACAGCATTACCCCAGGATTGGACGAACTGTCACATCTGCAAGTCTCCACTGGTGTTATTATGTTATCAGGCACAAACCCCCTCCAGACACCTGAGCCTCCCCCACAGGCTCCCAGTGAGGAGCCATCACATGCCCAGGCTGGCCGAGGGGCCCTCAGGCATGGGGATCTGGGCAATGGCAGCAAGCTGGGCGGGGGGTGCAGCCAGGTTGACAGCAGATCTGCAGGGCGGGGTCCTCGCCCCGGGCCACCTGGCTGGGGCCGAAGGTCACAGCTGCGTCTAACTGGGCCTTGAGCAGCTGAAGCTGTTTCAGGGCTTGCAGCACCTCTGGGGTGGCCCCGGCCACACCCCCCAGCAGGTTGTAGTTCTCACCAGGGTCCTTGGACAGGTCGTAGAGCAGCGGGGGCTCATGAGCAGTCAGAGAGCTGGAGGCGTGGCAGGCAGGGTCTGCAGTGGTATCACTGTGGGCAGAGCCTGGGGAGGGGGCCAATTCTGTGCACAGGGCAAGAGCgagaggaggggccagggatCTAGGGCTCCGGGGAGGGGTCAGCAGGTCGGGGGGAGGGATCCATGGGGAGGGGTTACCCTGGGTGAAGAAGTGAGCCTTGTACTTTCCACTCCGCACAGCAAAAACCCCACGGACCTCGTCTGGGTAGGACGGGTAGAAGAAGAGAGACTGCCGAGGGCTCTGGGGGCAGAGTCAGGGGTCACGGGGCGGGACAGGCCCCAAGCACTGCACATACCTGGGGCTGCCAGCCCTGGTGTGAGGCCCTGGACGTGCACCGCTTCTTGCCCACCCAGGAACCTGAGAGGTGGCGCCACTTGGATGCCACTCAGTGCAGGAGGCACTGAGGCACAGACTCTCAGGCACTGCCCACACTCACCCCAGGGGAAGGCCAGGACAGGGGCTAAGGATCTGGGATCAGGGGTCACCGGCCCTACCTTGCCTGTGCCCAGCAGCAGGGGGCTGAGGTCAAAGCCATCCAAGGTGACATTGGGCAGTGGGGCCCCAGCCAGGGCTGCCAGGGTAGGCAGCAGGTCCAGGGAGCTGGCCAGCTCGTGGGTCACGCCTGGGGGCAGGAGGCTGTTCAGTCACTCAGTTCGCCATCAAGGTTGGGGTGGTGGGGCCAGGGTTCCAATGAGAGGGCCTGCGGACTGACCGGGAGCTATATGACCCGgccagaaggccaaggcaggctctCGGACACCGCCCTCGTAGGTCGTTCCCTTTCCACACCGCAAGAGACCAGAGCAGCCGCCTCGGGACATACGCATGGTCTCAGGTCTGGGACACAGGAGGAGCTCATGAGCCATGGAGCCACAGCCTCTGAGCCACCGAGGGTGACCAGTGGCTCCACACCTCTAAGTCACAAAGCTTGCCCGGAGGTGCCCAGCATGAGCCCGGCACCTCCCAGGCCTACCAAGACCAGCTCTCTGTGCACCTGTGTCTCCTGACTACACCTTGGGCCCCTGCAACGTGGCTGGCATCTCCTGACACCCCCTCACCCACTACGTTCTTGGCAAGCAGCTGAACTGCAAGgcccccagggccctggcctgTGACAGGGCCGGAGCACCCTGCTGCCCTGCTGGCATACCCATTGTCTGCAGTGAAGATGACCAGCGTCTCTTCAAGCAGCCCCAGGTCCCCTATGGCTGTCATGAGGGTCCCCACAGCTGCATCCAGCTCCATCAGGGAGTCCCCAAATGGCCCGCGGCCTGAACGCTCTGCAAAGCTCTGCCCACTGAACTGAGGGTAGTGGGTGTGCTGGGGGCAAAGACTGGAGTTAGCACTGGGTAGGGGTCATGGGCAGCCAGGGGGTTGGGCCAAGATCACTTACGTGAGAGGCATAGTACAGGAAGAAGGGGCGATCCTGGCGCTGGGCGTCGGCCATGAGGTCATGGGCGAAAGCCATGTAGCGGGCCTCCAGTCCGGGCAGCCAGGGGGGCTGCGCCTCCACGGACAGGTTGGCCAACAGTGGGATGGGGACCAGGCCCTGGTCACAGCCACCGTCGCACGGTGTGGCCGGCGGGAAGCAGGTCAGGTTCTGGCAGGGGCCCTGAGGCGGGCAGCTGCCGTGAGGGCTGGGCTGGCAGGTGGGGCTGCGGGAGCATCAAGGGCTGggggactttgggaggtgggagggtggctgaGGGCCCGGGTGGTTCCTACCTGGTCGTGGGAGTATGGGATGCCTAGAAATCGATGGAAGCCCTGATGGGGGGGCAGGAAGGTcccctcaggccccaccccaaggTGCCACTTGCCGGCCATTGCTGTGAGGTAGCCTCGGGCAGCCAGGACTTCGGCCATGGTCACCTCCTCCAGGGGCAGGCCCCCCCGGGAGCTGGGCACCAGGACGCCAGGGTACATGCCCATCCGAACCGGGAGCCGGCCGGTCAGGAGGGCGGCCCTGCGGGACAAGTCACAGAGTCCCTGAGACAGACAGAAATGTGGCCTTCCCTAGAGAGAGAGGCTGACGTTTTTCCTGCCCTCCTGCAATCCATTGGGAGGAAAGGGATGGAGAGTCGGGGCGGGGAAGAGGCGCGGCCCCCTCTTTACCTAGAGGGTGTGCACAGAGACACAGGCACGTAGAAGTCTGTGAACCGCAGCCCTCCTGCCGCCAGCTGGTCCAGGTTGGGAGTGGTAGAGCTGGGGTGCCCATAGCAGCCCAGGTCCCCATAGCCGAGGTCGTCAGCAAAGATCAGCACGATGTTGGGCGGACGGGCAACGGCCAGGCCAGCAGCCAGGGCCAGGAGGAGGGACCGCGGTGCCCCCATGGACATGGGACCGAGGGGTCTGTCCCAAGAGAGGGAGGGCTACTTGGCTCCAGCAGGCTCTTTCCGATACCACGGACCCAGGCGCCGCCCTTCCCTGAGACCCCAGACCCAAATACTCCCCGACCCCGACGGCCGCCTCCTGAAGCTCCAGAGGGCCGGGGCCCGACAGTACCGGGAGACCGCGGGCTGGGACGGAACTCCTCCAGGACCAGGGCACCTTCAGATTCTCGAGCGGAGATCTGATCCTCTTCGCCTAGCGGTCCGGGCTCAGGGTCGGGGGCGCAAGTCACTTGGCGCTGACCAGCGGGGTCGGGCCGGGGGGAAGGCGCTAGAGGGAGCCCAGGAGGAGCCAGTACCGGGCTGCGGGCGCTTCCGCCTCGGCCCCGCCCCGTGACCTGTGACCCCTGCGaggcggggccgggggcggggccagGGGCAGGGGGCGTTGCTGCGCGTGCTCGCTCCGAGGCCGCCGTGTGCGCCTGAGGCTGTTGGCTGCGGTTTTGAAACGGGCTGTGGGAGCTTCTTCTGCGCCGTCGGCCCCGGCTGAGGCGTCCCGGGCTGCGCGCGGGGCTCGGCGCTGCGCAGTGTCCGGTGTCCTCTCGGTCCGGAGCTTCTCCAGAGGAGGAGCGGCTCGTGCGCCCCCAGAGACCTCCGGTACTGGGAGACTCGGGCCCTCCTGTAAGAGACCTGAGCACGGAGCGTTATGGGCACCCGGTGAATGAGCAAATCGCAGGGAAAACCGTGCAGCCCCGTGGGCTGCGGGCTTTTCCTTCATGACTAGCAAAAGCTTTGACACCCTTTCTCCTGCGtacgtgtgtctgtgtgcgtgtaaGCTGTGGCTGCGTGCGGGGGGCTGTGtacgtgtctgtgtgtggtgcGTGTGTAGTGTTTGAGGCAGGTGTGTGGTgtttgagtctgtgtgtgtggtgtttcaggtgtgtgtgcatgtgtgtgtggttgaGGTGGTGTGTGGTGTTTGAGTTGTGCGTGTGTTTgaggggtgtgtggggtgtgtgtgtggtgtttgaggggtgtgtgtgtggggggtgtgtgtggtctttgaggtgtgtatgt includes:
- the ARSA gene encoding arylsulfatase A isoform X1; the encoded protein is MSMGAPRSLLLALAAGLAVARPPNIVLIFADDLGYGDLGCYGHPSSTTPNLDQLAAGGLRFTDFYVPVSLCTPSRAALLTGRLPVRMGMYPGVLVPSSRGGLPLEEVTMAEVLAARGYLTAMAGKWHLGVGPEGTFLPPHQGFHRFLGIPYSHDQGPCQNLTCFPPATPCDGGCDQGLVPIPLLANLSVEAQPPWLPGLEARYMAFAHDLMADAQRQDRPFFLYYASHHTHYPQFSGQSFAERSGRGPFGDSLMELDAAVGTLMTAIGDLGLLEETLVIFTADNGPETMRMSRGGCSGLLRCGKGTTYEGGVREPALAFWPGHIAPGVTHELASSLDLLPTLAALAGAPLPNVTLDGFDLSPLLLGTGKSPRQSLFFYPSYPDEVRGVFAVRSGKYKAHFFTQGSAHSDTTADPACHASSSLTAHEPPLLYDLSKDPGENYNLLGGVAGATPEVLQALKQLQLLKAQLDAAVTFGPSQVARGEDPALQICCQPGCTPRPACCHCPDPHA
- the ARSA gene encoding arylsulfatase A isoform X2: MSMGAPRSLLLALAAGLAVARPPNIVLIFADDLGYGDLGCYGHPSSTTPNLDQLAAGGLRFTDFYVPVSLCTPSRAALLTGRLPVRMGMYPGVLVPSSRGGLPLEEVTMAEVLAARGYLTAMAGKWHLGVGPEGTFLPPHQGFHRFLGIPYSHDQGPCQNLTCFPPATPCDGGCDQGLVPIPLLANLSVEAQPPWLPGLEARYMAFAHDLMADAQRQDRPFFLYYASHHTHYPQFSGQSFAERSGRGPFGDSLMELDAAVGTLMTAIGDLGLLEETLVIFTADNGPETMRMSRGGCSGLLRCGKGTTYEGGVREPALAFWPGHIAPGVTHELASSLDLLPTLAALAGAPLPNVTLDGFDLSPLLLGTGKSPRQSLFFYPSYPDEVRGVFAVRSGKYKAHFFTQGSAHSDTTADPACHASSSLTAHEPPLLYDLSKDPGSDRLSTCPCLCSMAH